The following DNA comes from Brassica oleracea var. oleracea cultivar TO1000 chromosome C5, BOL, whole genome shotgun sequence.
CCCAACAACCGCACTAGCGAAAACACTCCTCGCTGAAGGCTTCTCACCGAATGTCTCCACTTGTGTCCACTTGTCTTCAACTGGATCGTAGTAATGAACATTATCTATTTCACATCCATTGAATCCATAGACCACCCAAACCTTCCCTTGCACTACTTGGAGCCCGGCTCCTCCTCTTATGCTAACCGATTCTCCTGGAGTCGCACACTGTACCCACTTCTGATCAGCGATGTTGTAAGCGTCCAGGGTCTTGAGCCTCTCCGCAGCACCCACTCCACCGAAAACATAAACATTGGTCTCATCGGCTGCCATAGAGTGGAAGCTACGAGGAGCGGGTCCTTCTTCCACGGGAGTTAGCAGTTTCCACTCATTCGTGTTCGTGTCAAAAGAGTAGAAACCGTTGTAGTTACGGGAAGCGTCTCGGCCTCCAAAGACATAGAGGGTTGATCCAACTGACACCATTCGGACGCCTAAGCAAGAGAGGTGTGGAATGTCTCCCGTGACTGGAGCAATGGACCAACTCTTGGTCTCGAGGTCAAAGACATAAAGGTCTTTATCAATTGGCACATTTGGTGTAAACTCACCACCAAAGGAGTAAATCTTGTTTCCTACCTGTGCTATGGCATGTGAGCATCTTAGCCCTGGACCCTCTCCATTTTGCTCCACCTTATAAGTTACTAAGATTTGTTACTTAACACATTTTTAAAGAGATTTACAATCCGATTAGATGATATCAAGATATACGCATTCAATTCTTTTAACAAATATACTTTTAGTTATATATACATATATAGCCCCTATTACGTTGACTTTTCAAATTTAGTCACCCTTGTTTTCGCATAATCACATATACAATAGAAAATTTATACATTAATATTCGATAAATTAATAAACAAGGTAAATTAATAAATTTTTCGGTTTCAAATTAGGCCGATTTAAAATGACATGAATCGATAAGATAATAAGATAATATTTTTTTAGAAAATCTTATATAAATATATAGTCCCATTAAAATTATAAATTAATAATTTATATATATAGTTTATATAAGTATAGACAAAAATATATTATTTATTTTATATTCAAAATAAATTTCATCTCTTTTTTCTTAATATTTCAATATATTTTGATAGTATTTACTAAAATTATATCTAAAATAACGCTTAAAGTCTATGAAACATATTTGATATACAGGAAATAATAACTAAAATAGTATAAAATTTAATTCCAAAAATTAATTAATGTATATACGGTAAAATCGAAATTTTTTTTTATAAATTAATAACTCTATAAATTAATAAAATACCATAGTCGGAACATTATTAATTTATAGAGTTTTTTTACTGTAAATGGTGTGTCTATGTTGAAAAGAAAATTTATTTTTAATGTCGATCTAAGATATTTCTACCTTTATCCAGTTTCCAAGCGAATCAATAGTGGATGAGAAAGAAACATAGGCTCCAAGGGAGTGTAGAACATCCGTCGAACGCCCGTGAAACCCAACGATTTTTCCACCTTGGAGAACAAACTTTACCCCCGGACTCGTCTCGATGTGCATATTGGTTTTGCCTTTGTAAGTCTCGAACTTAAGAGCCACGATGGTTTCTTGAGTTACTTTCTCACGGAAAGCTTCTACGTAAACGATGTAGTCATCTTCATCAATCTCAAACTACATACAGAAAAAAACAACTCTTGGTACGACACCAATATTGAACAAAACTGATATTTTCAACCTTATATGAAATATACAGAGCCGTGAGAACACTTATGGCTAACATAAGCAGATAAAACTAAAATGCCTTTACTTTATCAAATGACAATAATAAATAATATTGCTGCATAGCAAAAACATTAACAACATCAAAAAGTAAAATATTTATTCTAAAGTTCTAAGTATTTTTTTTTACAAATTTATAACCCAATTCTAATTTAATGTCTAAACCCATTTTTCATGCACAGATAACCAAAATTACTCAATTTTTTTATTTGTCTTATCTTTATAGTACTAACAATTATTTATAATTTATTTTTATCTGGTTATTCTACTATTAAAATACTAAAATATCATAAGATAGCCATAAGTCCATTAATTATAACCATAACAATCAATCTTCCACGGTCTCTTCATCTAGTAAGCATTGAGCTTATCCAAATTACTATAAAACTTCTAACACAAACTATATATATATATAGATAGTTAGATATCTTCTATTATCTATTATGTAGGATTAAAATAATATAATTAATAAAATATGATTTAATCAGAAATTAATTAATGAAAGATACTTCGGTGTGAAAAACATTAATGAAATATGCCCTATTAATTTTTTTAAAAATTGCTGTCCTAAGCCAAAGTTTCATTTTTAACAATGGAGGCACGGCACTGGGTATATATTATTAGTACCTCTTCAACTTCTTGTGTTTGTTCTCCATGTTCATCTCCAACAACCACTTCAGAATCATCAACATACTCAAATTTGACGAAAGCTATACAGTCCTGGCCTTTCCCAACATATACTTTTCTAATATTTTCGTGAACGCCATCATCCCATACATCTCCCTTCTCACCACCCTTTGCGTCCAACTTTTGGGCCATCGCTTTTGCTTGCGCTTGATCAATCTTACGAATATTACAACCTGTAGTTACGAATATAGCTAAATCATATACAAAACAGTAATATGGGATAGAGGGAGAGAGATGTTGAGAGAAGTGACCTGGGAATAATGTAATGATTGGTGGTGCAGTGATCCATATTGGGAAATTGCATGGGTATTTATCGCCATGGGAAGTTCACATCGACGAATTTCTTCATGTATTTTATATCGTGCGGTACACGAGACTTTAAATAATGAATGAATCCATGTGGGTACACGTTGACATACCGCAAGTAGTTGGATCGGAATATATTTTCATTACACCCAAATTCCCAATACAAGCGCCAACTCATAATTTCCTAATTAGTTATACAAGGAGCATTGCCAGAGGCATGATAAGAGGAACAAAACATTAGGTTGAAGTTTTAAATCCACCTCTCCTTCCAGGGCCAATCAATGCCATGTAAATAATTAATTAAAATATTAAATTTATTTAAAAATAATTAAAAAAAAAATAACGTCAATTTCAACGACGATGACGCTGCTAGCTAAACCGTAAACCCTATATCTTAAATTTTAAACTGTAAACCTTAAATCCTAAACCCCAATCCTAAACCCTAAATCCAAATCCTATACCTTAAACCCAAATTGTATACCTTAAACCCAAACCATAAACCCTAAACCCAAACCATATACCCTAAACCTAAATCCTAGACCCTAAATCCAAACCTTATAGCGTCTAGGTTTAGGGTTTACGGTTTGGGTTTAAAGTTTAAGATTTTGGTTTAGGGTCTAGGATTTGGTTTAGGGTATATAGTTTTGATTTAAGGTTTACGGTTTGGGTTTAGGGTCTAGGATTTGAGTTTAAAGTATACAGTTTGGGTTTACGGTCTAAGATTTGGGTTTAGGGTATAGGATTTTGGTTTAAGATTTACGGTTTAGGGTTGAAAATTTAATATTTCGGGTTTACGATTAGCTAGCGACGTCAGCGTTGTTAAAATTAGCATTATTATTTTTTAGTTATTTTTAAATAAATTTAATATTTTTTAATTAATTATCTATGTATCACTTTGATTGGTCTTAGAAGGATATGTGAATTTAAAAGTTCAACCTTAGAGGGTGAACTTAAGTTTTGTTACGATAAGAGCTACTTTCGTGGCAAATGCGCTATTAATGAAATACAATAAAACTCCTAAACTTTTGGTGAGAAAATAATCAAATCCCTAATTTAATACTTGATAACTGAATAGAGATGATATGTTTCGGTCGACTTAAATTTCATCTTTTCTTAACTACTATCATGTATTTTATAGTTTTGCAGTTTTGGTGAGGATAAATTATATTCCGTTTTTAATATTTTTATAAATATGTTCATGAAATAACGGCATTATATTTCCTTAAATTTTATTTTAGTTATATATTCCATGGCAAAGATTATTTTATTATAATTACAAATCTACAATATTGTATATGAGAAAATTTGTTAAAAAAATTACATTACTTTAAAAACTGTGACTAAAATATTTTATTAGGGATAAGATATTATAACTTTTCAAATATCTAATTGATAAAATTCTTGTTTTAATTATTTTAATCATGATTTGAAAGTATGGTTTTATGTTTCTAAGTTAGATCATAGGTTAGGTTTCAAGTTATATCACGAATTCTAGACAAGAACTTCATTCCTATGATTTTCTAAAATTTCTGAAAAATAATTCATATTAGATATTTTGCCCCCATATATGGACATAATTATTTTACATATATTAATAATTATTAGCTGTCATATTTTTATTTTAGTTTGCTTTTTATTTTGGTGAAAACGGTATATTCTATTTTCTGCAAGAACTTCTATTAATAGTAATCAAAAAAATCAAAACAACAAAAAAATTGCGTACGCTTTCGAATAATAATACAATATATACGATAGCCACCCTTTGCAAGTTACTTAGAAGACAAAAAGATCTTGAATAGAAGTTTCAATAGTTTAGAACTCATTCATATACCACAGACGAAGAATTCAAGAGCGGACAGGCTTGCACGCAATGCAAAAAAGTAATTGTCGTTTGTTGTCTATATGGATGCAAAACTACCATTTTGGTTTGCAGAATCGACGTGATTCTTTTTATGTTTCTGACAAAAGAAAGTGATTCTTTTTATGTTTCTGACAAAAGAAAGAAAAAAAAAAGATAGTGACCATTCTTTGACAAAAAGAAAAAAATGAAGATAATGATCATTCTAGCTGCCGGTGGTTTTCTAAGTGAATGATAATATTTACATTAAGAAATTCCAACTAATATAGCGTTTGATAGAATACATTTGGGAAAGAGCATATATAAAAGGGAAAATTGCAAATATAGAACAATTAAACTAAGGTAT
Coding sequences within:
- the LOC106292512 gene encoding nitrile-specifier protein 1-like, with protein sequence MAQKLDAKGGEKGDVWDDGVHENIRKVYVGKGQDCIAFVKFEYVDDSEVVVGDEHGEQTQEVEEFEIDEDDYIVYVEAFREKVTQETIVALKFETYKGKTNMHIETSPGVKFVLQGGKIVGFHGRSTDVLHSLGAYVSFSSTIDSLGNWIKVEQNGEGPGLRCSHAIAQVGNKIYSFGGEFTPNVPIDKDLYVFDLETKSWSIAPVTGDIPHLSCLGVRMVSVGSTLYVFGGRDASRNYNGFYSFDTNTNEWKLLTPVEEGPAPRSFHSMAADETNVYVFGGVGAAERLKTLDAYNIADQKWVQCATPGESVSIRGGAGLQVVQGKVWVVYGFNGCEIDNVHYYDPVEDKWTQVETFGEKPSARSVFASAVVGKHIVLFGGEIAMDPQAHVGPGQLIDGTFALDTETQKWERLDKFGGEEETGLSIHVGIPILGNVDVSLGNVLNEEEKETPDVRGWSASTSGTIDGKKGLLMHGGKAVTNDRFDDLFFYEFDSA